A genomic segment from Anaeromyxobacter sp. encodes:
- the ilvB gene encoding biosynthetic-type acetolactate synthase large subunit, with protein MATERITGAMAVRRALEAEGVEVVYGMPGGTILPIYDAMYGCETIKMVLIRHEQVGGHAAEGYAHATGKVGVCMGTSGPGATNLVTPIADAYMDSVPLVAITANVSSPLIGTDAFQEADITGITMPITKHNWLVTDVRDLPRVLKEAFYIARTGRPGPVLIDVPKDVLNTELDFEYPETVSIPGYHPPMREEPRLKDAAALIRSASRPVVYLGGGVRTADAHQEVFAFAELLDAPVVTTVHGKGSFPETHPLCLAMFGMHGSKFANYTVQGADLLICLGARFDDRVTGKLSTFAPEAKIIHLDVDPAEISKLVTATVPLVGDLKRLLPQLTEEVRRAFKAHGRADISAWKAKVADWRQKHPLKYTQDPKGELLPQYVIDRIWQKTGGKAIVTTGVGEHQMFAAQWWKTSSPRQFITSGGLGTMGFCLPAAIGIQMGRPGETVIGIDGDGSFQMTLQDLATARDHNLPIKIFILNNLFLGMVRQWQELFYDNRFASTPLSDCPDFVKLAEAYGCLGLRARTVEELDPVIDQALANASGPTIIDVRIRQEEKVFPMVPAGAPLNDMIDGE; from the coding sequence ATGGCCACTGAGAGGATCACCGGAGCGATGGCGGTGCGGCGGGCGCTGGAGGCCGAGGGCGTGGAGGTGGTCTACGGCATGCCCGGCGGCACCATCCTGCCCATCTACGACGCCATGTACGGCTGCGAGACGATCAAGATGGTGCTCATCCGCCACGAGCAGGTGGGCGGGCACGCCGCCGAGGGCTACGCCCACGCCACCGGCAAGGTGGGCGTGTGCATGGGCACCTCCGGCCCGGGCGCCACCAACCTGGTGACCCCCATCGCCGACGCCTACATGGACTCGGTGCCGCTGGTGGCCATCACCGCCAACGTCTCCTCGCCGCTCATCGGCACCGACGCCTTCCAGGAGGCGGACATCACGGGCATCACCATGCCCATCACCAAGCACAACTGGCTGGTGACCGACGTCCGCGACCTGCCGCGCGTCCTCAAGGAGGCCTTCTACATCGCCCGCACCGGCCGGCCCGGTCCGGTGCTGATCGACGTGCCCAAGGACGTGCTCAACACCGAGCTCGACTTCGAGTACCCCGAGACGGTCTCCATCCCCGGCTACCACCCGCCCATGCGGGAGGAGCCGCGCCTCAAGGACGCCGCCGCGCTGATCCGCTCCGCCTCCCGCCCGGTGGTCTACCTGGGCGGCGGGGTGCGCACCGCCGACGCCCACCAGGAGGTCTTCGCCTTCGCCGAGCTGCTGGACGCGCCGGTGGTGACCACGGTGCACGGCAAGGGCTCCTTCCCGGAGACCCACCCGCTCTGCCTGGCCATGTTCGGCATGCACGGCTCGAAGTTCGCCAACTACACGGTGCAGGGCGCCGACCTGCTCATCTGCCTGGGCGCCCGCTTCGACGACCGCGTCACCGGCAAGCTCTCGACCTTCGCCCCCGAGGCCAAGATCATCCACCTCGACGTGGACCCGGCCGAGATCTCCAAGCTGGTGACCGCCACGGTGCCGCTGGTGGGCGACCTGAAGCGGCTGCTGCCGCAGCTCACCGAGGAGGTGCGCCGCGCCTTCAAGGCCCACGGGCGCGCCGACATCTCGGCCTGGAAGGCCAAGGTGGCCGACTGGCGCCAGAAGCACCCGCTCAAGTACACCCAGGATCCCAAGGGCGAGCTGCTCCCGCAGTACGTCATCGACCGCATCTGGCAGAAGACCGGCGGCAAGGCCATCGTCACCACCGGCGTGGGCGAGCACCAGATGTTCGCGGCCCAGTGGTGGAAGACCTCCTCGCCGCGCCAGTTCATCACCTCCGGCGGCCTGGGCACCATGGGCTTCTGCCTGCCGGCGGCCATCGGCATCCAGATGGGCCGGCCCGGCGAGACCGTCATCGGCATCGACGGCGACGGCTCGTTCCAGATGACGCTGCAGGACCTGGCCACGGCGCGGGACCACAACCTGCCCATCAAGATCTTCATCCTCAACAACCTGTTCCTGGGCATGGTGCGCCAGTGGCAGGAGCTGTTCTACGACAACCGCTTCGCCTCGACGCCGCTCTCCGACTGCCCGGACTTCGTCAAGCTGGCGGAGGCCTACGGGTGCCTGGGGCTGCGGGCCCGCACCGTGGAGGAGCTGGATCCGGTCATCGACCAGGCCCTGGCCAACGCCTCGGGCCCGACCATCATCGACGTGCGCATCCGGCAGGAGGAGAAGGTCTTCCCCATGGTCCCTGCCGGCGCCCCCCTCAACGACATGATCGACGGTGAGTGA
- a CDS encoding 2-isopropylmalate synthase, translating to MNPAGQDRIVIFDTTLRDGEQSPGASMNLEQKLQVAKALRDLGVDVIEAGFAAASPGDLESIRAVGREVAGPIVCSLSRCSKGDIAASWEALKDAPRRRCHVFLATSPIHRDFKLKMAKEEIIRRAVEGVKMAREKFDDVEFSAEDSARTELDFLVEVVERAIEAGATTVNIPDTVGYALPSTYAETIRHLKRHVRGIEKAVISVHCHNDLGLAVANSLAGVMEGARQVECTINGIGERAGNASLEEIVMACKTRQDVLKLSHGVRTERLFPTSRLVSQVTGLHVQRNKAIVGQNAFAHEAGIHQHGMLTHRETYEIMKPEEVGFARSQLVLGKHSGRHALKERLVALGYQLPDAAVDKVFTDFKVLADKKKDIYDADIEALVVHGQILGKGTVAWTLEALSTTSGTGTLPVASVSLKNAAGEKLQAVASGDGPVDAVFKAIEQVTGFTVKLRDYQIASVSTGEDAQGEVSIEVEHPTGVYRGRALSTDIIEGSAIAFLDVVNRIALKVAPADQAARAELGSP from the coding sequence GTGAACCCAGCCGGCCAGGACCGCATCGTCATCTTCGACACCACCCTGCGCGACGGGGAGCAGTCCCCCGGGGCCTCCATGAACCTGGAGCAGAAGCTCCAGGTGGCCAAGGCGCTGCGCGACCTGGGCGTCGACGTCATCGAGGCCGGCTTCGCGGCCGCCTCGCCGGGCGACCTGGAGTCGATCCGGGCGGTCGGGCGCGAGGTGGCCGGGCCCATCGTCTGCAGCCTCTCCCGCTGCAGCAAGGGCGACATCGCCGCCTCCTGGGAGGCGCTCAAGGACGCGCCCCGGCGCCGCTGCCACGTCTTCCTGGCCACCAGCCCCATCCACCGCGACTTCAAGCTCAAGATGGCCAAGGAGGAGATCATCCGCCGGGCCGTCGAGGGCGTGAAGATGGCGCGCGAGAAGTTCGACGACGTGGAGTTCTCGGCCGAGGACTCGGCCCGCACCGAGCTCGACTTCCTGGTGGAGGTGGTCGAGCGGGCCATCGAGGCCGGCGCCACCACGGTGAACATCCCGGACACGGTGGGCTACGCGCTGCCCTCCACCTACGCCGAGACCATCCGCCACCTCAAGCGGCACGTGCGCGGCATCGAGAAGGCCGTCATCTCGGTCCACTGCCACAACGACCTGGGCCTGGCCGTGGCCAACTCGCTGGCCGGGGTCATGGAGGGCGCCCGCCAGGTGGAGTGCACCATCAACGGCATCGGCGAGCGGGCCGGCAACGCCTCGCTCGAGGAGATCGTCATGGCGTGCAAGACGCGCCAGGACGTCCTCAAGCTGTCGCACGGGGTCCGCACCGAGCGGCTCTTCCCCACCAGCCGCCTGGTCTCGCAGGTCACCGGCCTGCACGTGCAGCGCAACAAGGCCATCGTGGGCCAGAACGCCTTCGCCCACGAGGCCGGCATCCACCAGCACGGCATGCTGACGCACCGCGAGACCTACGAGATCATGAAGCCCGAGGAGGTCGGCTTCGCCAGGAGCCAGCTGGTGCTGGGCAAGCACTCCGGCCGCCACGCCCTCAAGGAGCGGCTGGTGGCGCTCGGCTACCAGCTGCCCGACGCGGCCGTCGACAAGGTCTTCACCGACTTCAAGGTGCTGGCCGACAAGAAGAAGGACATCTACGACGCCGACATCGAGGCCCTGGTGGTGCACGGCCAGATCCTGGGGAAGGGGACGGTGGCCTGGACGCTGGAGGCCCTCTCCACCACCTCCGGCACCGGCACGCTGCCGGTGGCCTCGGTCTCGCTCAAGAACGCCGCCGGCGAGAAGCTGCAGGCGGTGGCCTCCGGCGACGGCCCGGTGGACGCGGTCTTCAAGGCCATCGAGCAGGTGACCGGCTTCACGGTCAAGCTGCGCGACTACCAGATCGCCAGCGTCTCCACCGGCGAGGACGCCCAGGGCGAGGTCTCCATCGAGGTGGAGCACCCCACCGGCGTCTACCGCGGCCGGGCCCTCTCCACCGACATCATCGAGGGGAGCGCCATCGCCTTCCTCGACGTGGTCAACCGCATCGCGCTCAAGGTGGCCCCGGCCGACCAGGCCGCCCGCGCCGAGCTGGGGTCGCCCTGA
- the thrS gene encoding threonine--tRNA ligase: MHIGAGLAKAAYVAKLDGVAVDLSRALERDVSLEVVTTRNPEALEVARHDAAHVMAAVVQQLYPGTQVTIGPSIEEGFYYDFARPTPFGPEDLERIEKATNEAIKADLPFVREEVTPAAAIALFEGLGEAYKVEIVKDIVAKGATTLTLYRHGDWVDFCLGPHGPSTGRVGVVKLTSVAGAYWRGDSKNAMLQRIYGTAFFDKKALDAHLLKLEEVKKRDHRKLGPALGLFAFHEYAPGSPFWLPAGTTLYNVLEEAMRHLVNANGYQEVKTPLLFNKRLWEQSGHWGPYKKNMFLVVDSESDPALPLDERCSFSLKPMNCPSHHLIYRMARRSYRELPLRYYTTDALHRNEASGSLGGLTRVRQFEQDDSHIYLMESQIADEVQRIVDLMKVVYGAFGLQFGLQFSTRPPAQEDRIGDDALWDKAEGALRAALDRIGLPWTLNPGDGAFYGPKIDFTVTDSLGRQWQTCTIQLDYAAPERFDLTFVGADNAEHRPVVIHRAIYGSFERFIAILTEHYAGAFPAWLSPVQARVLMVSERFDAWGREVHRRLVAQGWRVELDDSSDKLGAKIRNAELAKIPYALIVGEKEVEAQGVAPRRRGGEDLKTMGLEAFLALLGAEARPPY; encoded by the coding sequence CTGCACATCGGCGCCGGCCTCGCCAAGGCGGCCTACGTGGCCAAGCTGGACGGGGTGGCGGTGGACCTGTCGCGGGCGCTGGAGCGGGACGTCTCGCTCGAGGTGGTGACCACCAGGAACCCCGAGGCCCTGGAGGTGGCGCGCCACGACGCCGCCCACGTCATGGCGGCGGTGGTGCAGCAGCTCTACCCCGGCACCCAGGTCACCATCGGCCCGTCCATCGAGGAGGGCTTCTACTACGACTTCGCGCGGCCCACGCCGTTCGGCCCGGAGGACCTGGAGCGGATCGAGAAGGCCACCAACGAGGCCATCAAGGCCGACCTGCCCTTCGTGCGCGAGGAGGTCACCCCGGCGGCGGCCATCGCGCTCTTCGAGGGGCTGGGCGAGGCCTACAAGGTCGAGATCGTGAAGGACATCGTGGCCAAGGGGGCCACCACCCTCACGCTCTACCGCCACGGCGACTGGGTGGACTTCTGCCTGGGGCCGCACGGCCCGTCCACCGGCCGCGTCGGGGTGGTGAAGCTGACCAGCGTGGCCGGCGCCTACTGGCGGGGCGACTCCAAGAACGCCATGCTGCAGCGCATCTACGGCACCGCCTTCTTCGACAAGAAGGCCCTCGACGCCCACCTCCTCAAGCTCGAGGAGGTGAAGAAGCGCGACCACCGCAAGCTGGGGCCGGCCCTCGGCCTCTTCGCCTTCCACGAGTACGCCCCGGGCTCGCCCTTCTGGCTGCCGGCCGGCACCACCCTCTACAACGTGCTCGAGGAGGCCATGCGCCACCTCGTCAACGCCAACGGCTACCAGGAGGTGAAGACCCCGCTGCTCTTCAACAAGCGGCTCTGGGAGCAGAGCGGCCACTGGGGGCCCTACAAGAAGAACATGTTCCTGGTGGTGGACAGCGAGTCCGACCCGGCGCTGCCGCTCGACGAGCGCTGCTCCTTCTCGCTCAAGCCCATGAACTGCCCGTCGCACCACCTCATCTACCGGATGGCGCGCCGCTCCTACCGCGAGCTGCCGCTGCGCTACTACACCACCGACGCGCTGCACCGCAACGAGGCCTCCGGCTCGCTGGGCGGGCTCACCCGGGTGCGGCAGTTCGAGCAGGACGACTCGCACATCTACCTGATGGAGTCGCAGATCGCCGACGAGGTGCAGCGCATCGTCGACCTGATGAAGGTGGTCTACGGGGCCTTCGGGCTGCAGTTCGGCCTGCAGTTCTCCACCCGCCCGCCCGCCCAGGAGGACCGCATCGGCGACGACGCGCTCTGGGACAAGGCCGAGGGGGCCCTGCGGGCCGCCCTCGACCGCATCGGGCTGCCCTGGACGCTCAACCCGGGCGACGGCGCCTTCTACGGCCCCAAGATCGACTTCACGGTGACCGACTCGCTGGGCCGGCAGTGGCAGACCTGCACCATCCAGCTGGACTACGCCGCCCCGGAGCGCTTCGACCTCACCTTCGTGGGGGCCGACAACGCCGAGCACCGGCCGGTGGTGATCCACCGGGCCATCTACGGCTCCTTCGAGCGCTTCATCGCCATCCTCACCGAGCACTACGCCGGCGCCTTCCCGGCCTGGCTCTCCCCGGTGCAGGCGCGTGTGCTGATGGTGTCGGAGCGCTTCGACGCCTGGGGCCGCGAGGTCCACCGGCGGCTGGTGGCGCAGGGGTGGCGCGTCGAGCTGGACGACTCCTCGGACAAGCTGGGCGCCAAGATCCGCAACGCCGAGCTGGCCAAGATCCCCTACGCGCTGATCGTCGGAGAGAAGGAGGTCGAGGCCCAGGGCGTGGCGCCGCGCCGGCGCGGCGGCGAGGACCTGAAGACCATGGGGCTGGAGGCCTTCCTGGCCCTCCTCGGCGCCGAGGCGCGGCCGCCGTATTAG